CTGGGACGGACTGAAGGTGCGTGAGTCTTGACATGAGTAAATGTTGGTGTAAGTGATAGACTTCCCATCATTCCTTCTGTTCTTCACCTGCAATTTTCTCctatgcttgttttttttttttttcatttcctcctctcctctttatCCATCCCCCCTCCCTCAGGTTTTCCAGTGTCCCCTTTGTAAGAAAACCTTCCAGAAGCGACCGGACCTCCATATCAACAGGACGCTCCGAGAGATCACCGAGCAGTTCAGATCCACGCAAGGTGGAGGATCAGTGGAGAGGGCGAAGCAGGGAAGAAGAGGTGGTGGTGCTCTACCATGTGGCGTATTCGATGAGTTAAAGAAGAAGCTGCATGAACCTCTGACAAAGCCACACACTGCACTAACCTGTGAGGCTCAGCTCCAAGAGAAAACAGCATGATGTGTTCTCTACAAGAGTTAGACCAATATGATTCAGGATGTTAGACAAAACGCAGCACTGGGTATTTTTTGGCAGCTGATTGATGAAAAAAGATTGTACCACTGACTATGGTCTTTCTTGTTTGCCTCAGAGAGATACAGTCACATTTTTTAGGCAATGCACTTAGTTGAAGTTGCTTTGGTGGAAAGTGCACGCCAAAGAAATGTGTGCAATGCtaaaaatgcacacactgtaaatcATGTTGACAGCCACCATGACTCTGTTGTAAGCTGCTTTAGAAAGCCATAGTCATTTATCATACACAGCTGACAAAGGAGTTTGAAATCTGTGTAACTGCACATTTTGCAGATGACACATCTGTGTTCCCCAGCAGCATTTTTTCTGCAGCCGTGTTAACAGCACTGAGAAGGTGTTCCTTCTATTTGATTGTTTTACATTACACTTATTTAGTCTGATCACGCTTCAGATTGCTTGGTTTTCGGTTTTGAAAGGTGACTCCAACCAGGCATTGTCTCCAGAAGTCACGACCTTATTGGCCTCTTCAGTACCGAACCACAGTCCAATTGCTGCCATGAGCCACAACTTtgatcctcctcctcctcctcctcctcctttcttccgCCCCTCCAGCCGGAGGAGGTTCACTCTGAGCGGGGCTGCAAGTAGTCACATCCTCCCTGTCTGTGATATCCACAACAGGGGAATACTGGTAAAATACTTCATACCTAcattataaacaaatataaatagtttcttcacttttttaaaatggatttgAGATTAGCTACTTTACAACTAATGgagttataataaaaatatggtttattttgtttattttatttatcatattattattattatttagatttATTGTAGGACTGACCAAGTGTGTATCTGTCCTGACTGTGCGACCGAGGATCATCAGGATCATGACATGGTTACGGTCgaagatgaatggatggaaacCATGGTAGGAAAACGAAAGAGAGAAAGGACTGAATCACTCAGACTCTGTGGAGTTTACTCCTTTTGGTTTCTTTGTTCCAACCAAATAACAGGACAAACAACAACAAGGCCTCGATTGTGATGCAAAAGTGATGGCCGATGTGATAGCAAGAGGTTACTCATGTTTGGAAATGAGCCAGGGAGGGTAGAGAGACACAAAGCAATCAGTACTGGTGCTTAGAAAATGGTTTTAAATTTATGTCTAAAGCCTCAGCACAGAAAAAATTCTATTCAAGGATATAATGATTGTATTTTGTAGAAAAACTACTAGTTTACAATgaataatttaatttcagtatCACTGACTCACTTTGGCTGGTTCTATCTCCAATCTGATTATTATCTAGTACAGTTACTGGTTAAATCTATCAAGCACTGGGAGAATGGTAAACGTGTGTGTGGGTCAGTTGACCAAACATAAGCAATGCATTGTGTCAGTCATTGTCCTCACAGTAATAGATGTAcaaatgtgtgcatgcaggCACAGCTGCGAGTGTCGGAGCAGGAGATCCAAGAAATGATCAGGCAGAGAGTGAGGAAGATCGAAGAGATCAGAATGGCAGTGACCGAGGTGGAGGTGGGTAAAACACACTCTCCTGCAAATGCCAAAGTCACATGGTAAAACCTGTAAATTTTCCCATCATCCCTTTGTCAGCAACCAACCATTTTAGGTTTCCTATGGCCTGACTTAATGACTGGGTTGTTATTTACCGACATACATAGCTGTGCTTTAGTTTTCAGGATTTTACCTGAACTTTATTTACCACCTTTTACATTTTGACcataattttctgttttattacatcATTATTTGggtatttgttaaaaaaaatatcccatTTGGCCTTTACCCAAATTGTATTCATGACTTTTCAGGATTCCTAGATTTGGTGTGTTTTCCAAACCttcatcattttaaaagttttatcAAGATTTCCAGAGTTTAACTCAACTTTAGCAAGTGTTTGGAAAACATAACTCCTCAGGTGACGGTGGAGCGAGAAACAGCAGGCAGCATTCGCCTGTTCTCTGCACTGATGTCTGCCATCGAGCGTTCCCAGGCAGAGCTGATGGACGTCATGGAAATGAGCAAGAGTGCGGCCGAGCACCAGGCCAATGCCATGATACGTCAGCTGGAGCTGGAGGTCGAAGAGCTGCGGATGAGAGAGACTGCCCTTTCCCAGCTCTCCCAGTCAGACGACCACATGCACTGTGTCAAGGTTGGTGAGAATCTGTGGTTTGATATGACGACACACTAACACAGAGCAAATAGTGTTGAAAACCTGTGTTGGACTAATTTCTGGGTTGTTTGaaatccttttatttatttccacttCTTTTTCCAGACATTCCCCACCTTCCTGAATCCTCCACCTGCCAAAGACTGGACTGGGGTGTCACTGAACTCTGAGCTGGGAACAGAGACCGTCTATAGGTCACTGACAGCTCTACTGGAGAGCTTCCAGGATGAACTCAAAAACATTGCAGAAACAGGTCAGTGACTTCAAAAACCCATGAGCTGGTTTTCCAAAGGCAACAATAAAGAGATTTGCCTGGTACTGATACTTACTATCTTTTTTTATGAAGGCGACAGCACAGATACTGAGGTGTCCTTGTGCTAAACACAGTATCTCTGTAATCCCTCAGTTCATTATAACTAAAATGACATTAAAGTTTCTTCAAGTTGTAATGAATTAAGGCAGACAGGTGTTTAGCTCCTGATTCAtgcctccttcttcctctccaggTTTTCCTGTCTCAGTAATGGATCTCAGTCCAGTCCGAACACAGCCCAGTAAGTGTCCACTCCCACCCCACCACAGATAAAGGtctatactgtacataaaccAGCGACTGATACCTGCCATTCATctacatttgcaaaaatatttctGCTCTTCTGTAGGGATGAAGAGGGTACAGGAGTATGCACGTATGTAGAACTGACAAAGACTGAATATGGTGAAAATATTATtatgagcagcagcatcataaTCATCTCGCAGGTTTAAAACAGGACTAAATCTAAAATCTTCCTTCAATGCAGTGGATGTAACGCTGGACTCCAACACTGCTCATCCCAGGCTGATCCTGTCAGTGGACATGAAAAGTGTGAGACGCCTATTTAAATTATTACACCACTTAATGATACATCATTAATTCATTCTATACCATGTAATGttgcattattatttttctgcattataCTGCATGCGTGTGGGTGGCAGAGGGCAGAGTGCCTTAATGGCCTTGTGTATAGGTGTGTTGTGTATTTCAGTATGAACTGTCTTTCTGTAGGTGAGGTGTGGAGATCGACACCAGATGCTTCCAGCCAATCCGGAGAGGTTTGACAAAGTCATCTGTGTTCTGGGGAGAGAGGCGATATCCTCTGGGAGACATTACTGGGAGGTAATATGGAGAATAttgtcttgtttatttattttataagaCATGTATACCTATTAAATATATGCAATATAGGTATagtaaaaattaatattatgacatttgtttttattaatttatataattgcTTTTGTCATCTTTGGAAAAGAAGAGTTCAATCAAAAGTAGATTTTATCATGtgatcatgaaaataaaaacatgagcaAAAAACAACCTCTCTAAACGTTTCACTTTCAGGTTGTGCATTTGATTGTAATATTATGTCGTACTTCCTATGAATAAATAGGTGGAGGTTAGTGGGAAGACAGACTGGGACCTGGGGGTTGCCAGACAATCAGTCAGTAGGAAGGGGAAGATTGAAGCTACACCAAGCAACGGATACTGGTTTCTCAGTCTGAGGGACAAGTGAGTTTTGCCATAAGTCTCAGGTTAATGATACAAAATATGAAATGCTACATTAATACACTTGTTTAGTAACATGCATTTGACAGTTCTAAGTctataaagagaaaaaagatgcaAAGATTCAGATGCACATTGGTTTTAGATTATCTGTCATAACTTTAACAGGGCAGCTGTGGAAATTGAAAATGAGATGTTTCATTTTGAagttcatatttatttacacttaAGCACCCATCAATATTTTTTACCTTACTTGAAtaacattttcagacatttgcTAAAATGTGATGTGCAAAAACTGATTTGACTGTGTGAGGTCAGTCTTGTATGTTGATTTTCACAGTTTAGTTGTGCTGCTCCCATGTGGCCAAATAAATCAATACAAGCATCTTTAATTGTATTGTCATCttgctgtcatttgttttcttgccaaATAATAGATTCCTTTATTTTGGAAAATCCTTGTCATCTAAGTTCTGGAGTTAGCAGGATGATTTTAATAGAGTATagacaaatatcaaataatacattagagaaatgttttttaggTTATGTTTACTATATTCCTCCCTCTCATTCCACTCCTTAGGAATAAATATACCTTTCCCACCGAAAGCTCTAAAGACGTCTATCTCAACCTCCACCCACATAAGATTGGGATATTTGTGGACTTTGAGAAAGGACAGGTGCAGTATgggacatactgtatattttagatAACTTGACTCCTTCAAGATCACCAGTCTCTTTTAGGTTCTTTCATTCACCTTTTTCACTGGCTCTGAACACTTTATGTCTTCCTTTTTCTCGTGGCTCCACAGGTATCTTTCTACAACGTTGAGGCTAAAATCCACATCTACACTTTCAATGACACCTTCACCGAGTGCATCTACCCTTTCTTCAGCCCTAGTACAAATAAATCAGGAAAGAACGACGGGCCACTGATAATCACGCCAGTAACcatcacagactgacagaacacctgaatgttatttatttcttcttcactttttgATATTGGTGCATCTATTCTTGTAAAAATCCTTTTGGCAGATGTTTGACTGTTAATAGTTTATTCTTACAGGTTAAACATGTAAAGTGCTTTAAATGATTCACTTGTTATTTTAAACAATGACATTTCCTGCTCTGAAGATTGATATAGCTCTTATAACTCTATAGTTAATTTGAAGCTAAAATAAGCATATCAATAGAGCTGtacattttgattatttttcatattttaaaaaatatatttttactacaAAAATATACAATGCTAATAAATGTCATTTGACTAAGATGTATATTCATGTAACTGATACTGTATGTAGTATTTTAGGATGCAGATATGCCGCTGTGGATGAAAGACGACTTCCAATTAGTGCCCTGCAATACTCcgaaagaaataaaaagatcTTGTCTGAGATTCAGGAGTTGGATAAATTCAACAATAACTTAAGAGGGATGAAGGTTCAGCCATTGAAATCAAGTAGTTCAAATGTGAAGGTTATGCTTTcatataaaatgtttcatatagATGAGGAGGCAGCTGCAACAGAGTTACACAATATGAGAAACTCATGggtaaatcaaataaaatcatgtttatttatagagcaTGCGTAAAACAACCAGATTTGACCAACATGAttcacagaaaaaacaacattaagaaacggaaaacaaacacatcttcTGCCCCAACTCCTCAGAATCACGGTGAAAGGAAACACTGGGGTTTCACCAGGTTCTTTCAGAGACACAACCAAGTGCTGATTCTAAATCCATCACTGTAGAATACGTAGAATAATATGGAGAGATGATACAGAGTAAttggaaataaaaactaaacccTCTTGTC
The window above is part of the Mastacembelus armatus chromosome 18, fMasArm1.2, whole genome shotgun sequence genome. Proteins encoded here:
- the LOC113125469 gene encoding probable E3 ubiquitin-protein ligase TRIML1, encoding MSLYGSFLSDEQFQCCICLEVFTNPSTTPCGHSFCMACISKYWDGLKVFQCPLCKKTFQKRPDLHINRTLREITEQFRSTQGGGSVERAKQGRRGGGALPCGVFDELKKKLHEPLTKPHTALTSALESDSNQALSPEVTTLLASSVPNHSPIAAMSHNFDPPPPPPPPFFRPSSRRRFTLSGAASSHILPVCDIHNRGILIYCRTDQVCICPDCATEDHQDHDMVTVEDEWMETMAQLRVSEQEIQEMIRQRVRKIEEIRMAVTEVEVTVERETAGSIRLFSALMSAIERSQAELMDVMEMSKSAAEHQANAMIRQLELEVEELRMRETALSQLSQSDDHMHCVKTFPTFLNPPPAKDWTGVSLNSELGTETVYRSLTALLESFQDELKNIAETGFPVSVMDLSPVRTQPRMKRVQEYALDVTLDSNTAHPRLILSVDMKSVRCGDRHQMLPANPERFDKVICVLGREAISSGRHYWEVEVSGKTDWDLGVARQSVSRKGKIEATPSNGYWFLSLRDKNKYTFPTESSKDVYLNLHPHKIGIFVDFEKGQVSFYNVEAKIHIYTFNDTFTECIYPFFSPSTNKSGKNDGPLIITPVTITD